A single Actinomadura algeriensis DNA region contains:
- a CDS encoding FkbM family methyltransferase produces the protein MGYDLVAYGGNAEDVVLMRAFAGRRGGFFVDVGAGEPVSGSLTKNLVDGLGWRGVNVEPLPERHARLRRARGRDVNLRVAVGDSPGTATFFRVVPGPGKTGGGGLSTLRRDVLARHLADGWRHEELRVEVVTLESILGAHAEPGFDLLKVDVEGAEAAVLRSADLRAWRPRVIVVEATVPLTKRPSHREWEPGVLAAGYEPALFDGLNRFYAREDEPVLRERLAVPANVLDNYIPYACARRAGLIGPA, from the coding sequence GTGGGTTATGACTTGGTCGCATATGGCGGGAATGCCGAGGACGTCGTGTTGATGCGGGCCTTCGCCGGGCGGCGGGGCGGGTTCTTCGTGGACGTCGGGGCCGGCGAGCCCGTCAGTGGTTCGCTGACCAAGAACCTCGTGGACGGTCTGGGCTGGCGGGGGGTCAACGTCGAGCCGCTGCCCGAGCGGCACGCTCGTCTTCGGCGGGCGCGGGGACGTGACGTGAACCTGCGGGTGGCCGTAGGGGATTCGCCGGGTACCGCAACGTTCTTCCGGGTCGTCCCTGGCCCCGGGAAGACGGGTGGCGGCGGGCTCAGCACGCTGCGCAGGGACGTCCTGGCGAGGCATCTCGCGGACGGCTGGCGGCATGAGGAGCTGCGCGTCGAGGTGGTCACGCTGGAGTCGATCCTCGGCGCCCATGCGGAACCGGGCTTCGATCTGTTGAAGGTCGACGTGGAGGGGGCGGAGGCCGCGGTGTTGCGGTCGGCCGATCTGCGGGCATGGCGGCCGCGGGTGATCGTGGTCGAGGCGACCGTCCCGTTGACGAAGCGGCCGAGTCACCGGGAGTGGGAGCCGGGCGTCCTGGCCGCCGGGTACGAGCCGGCGCTGTTCGACGGACTCAACCGCTTCTACGCGCGCGAGGACGAGCCCGTCCTGCGGGAGCGGCTCGCGGTGCCCGCGAACGTGCTGGACAACTACATCCCGTACGCGTGCGCCCGGCGTGCCGGGCTCATCGGGCCAGCGTGA
- a CDS encoding alpha/beta fold hydrolase produces MSPPEMLKPIMMGYRTYGPQRPPARPFTDDELRSVGLPVLALLAERSVLIRPDAARERLERLVAGVRVEIVPKVGHGLPLENPGLVNRRILQYIEREAPAPSA; encoded by the coding sequence ATGTCGCCGCCGGAGATGCTGAAGCCGATCATGATGGGGTACCGGACGTACGGGCCGCAGCGTCCCCCGGCGCGCCCCTTCACCGACGACGAGCTGCGCTCGGTGGGCCTCCCCGTGCTGGCCCTGCTCGCCGAACGCAGCGTGCTGATCCGGCCGGACGCCGCGCGGGAACGTCTCGAACGCCTCGTCGCGGGCGTGCGCGTGGAGATCGTCCCGAAGGTCGGGCACGGTCTGCCGCTGGAGAATCCCGGCCTGGTCAACCGGCGGATCCTGCAGTACATCGAGCGGGAGGCCCCGGCGCCGTCCGCCTGA
- a CDS encoding WD40 repeat domain-containing serine/threonine protein kinase produces MESGLRIAGRYRLERALAAGGFGQVWRAADLLRERTVAVKFLHREVAASSPLWLSKFRQEAKIAVQLNHPNITVVDDFGEYDGQWFLVMEFLQGRDLAEEVDDHPDGLPVQRVLALAVQIAEGTAAAHAHGIVHRDLKPENLMLLDGDHVKICDFGIAHIAEVTVSHTLKGQVTGTPAFMAPEQWRGDPVDGRTDLYAFGGILYALLTGHNVFRGPSVSAYMGQHLNLAPEPPRTARPEIPEALDRLVLELLAKDPDERPARTADVLARLRDIAGLPEAPAPKPPPPPPVPQPDEPDPPRTRERGPFAPLIPRRTLNVVLGIVATVVLLFVLVRIDQIGKMKFDVAFTLEGHRDLVRSVAFSPDGTRLATGGEDGTARIWDTGTGSLLTTIRRSGDDIGLVAFSPDGAKLITGSGDSIARTWDVESGDLVDEFGEPKAYTFVVAFSPDGSRFVSAGDEKASVWNTESGKLVKTFSVSSYWYGSVVFAPNGSAFATVTNTDENNGYVWDAESGERIAELSGHREGVYAVAFGPDGTRVATGGADDTARVWDARTGAPLARLAGHDDAVTAVAFDRDGSRLATGSLDEDVKVWNTRTGSLVRTVGVGDKVTEVVFAPDGSTFATAAGNTVKIWEAGTGDLVKAAGGKTDWIPFFGSHQVSELTYSPDGSMLAAASSDIVKVLKKKP; encoded by the coding sequence GTGGAGTCAGGGCTTCGGATCGCGGGTCGGTACCGGCTTGAGCGGGCTTTGGCCGCGGGCGGGTTCGGGCAGGTGTGGCGGGCCGCCGACCTGCTGCGGGAACGGACGGTCGCGGTCAAGTTCCTGCATCGGGAGGTTGCCGCGAGCAGCCCTCTGTGGCTGAGCAAGTTCCGGCAGGAAGCGAAGATCGCGGTCCAGTTGAACCACCCGAACATCACCGTCGTCGACGACTTCGGGGAATACGACGGCCAGTGGTTTCTGGTGATGGAATTCCTCCAGGGAAGGGACCTCGCCGAGGAAGTCGACGACCATCCGGACGGGCTTCCGGTGCAGCGGGTGCTGGCGCTGGCCGTGCAGATCGCGGAGGGGACGGCGGCGGCGCATGCGCACGGCATCGTGCACCGGGACCTCAAACCCGAGAACCTGATGCTGCTGGACGGCGACCACGTCAAGATCTGCGACTTCGGCATCGCGCACATCGCCGAGGTGACGGTGTCCCACACGCTGAAAGGGCAGGTGACGGGCACTCCGGCGTTCATGGCTCCCGAGCAGTGGCGCGGGGATCCGGTGGACGGACGCACGGACCTCTACGCGTTCGGGGGGATCCTGTACGCGCTGCTCACCGGGCACAACGTGTTCCGTGGCCCGTCCGTCAGCGCGTACATGGGGCAGCACCTCAACCTGGCGCCCGAGCCGCCGAGGACGGCGCGGCCCGAGATCCCCGAAGCCCTCGACCGGCTCGTCCTCGAACTGCTGGCCAAGGACCCCGACGAGCGGCCCGCCCGCACCGCCGACGTCCTCGCCCGCCTCCGCGACATCGCGGGGCTCCCCGAGGCCCCCGCACCGAAGCCCCCACCTCCACCGCCCGTCCCGCAACCGGACGAACCGGACCCGCCCCGGACGCGCGAGCGCGGGCCGTTCGCCCCGCTGATCCCGCGACGCACCCTCAACGTGGTCCTCGGCATCGTGGCGACGGTGGTCCTCCTGTTCGTCCTCGTCCGGATCGACCAGATCGGGAAGATGAAGTTCGATGTCGCGTTCACCCTCGAAGGGCATCGCGACCTCGTCCGTTCGGTGGCGTTCAGCCCGGACGGCACCAGGCTGGCCACCGGCGGAGAGGACGGCACCGCGCGGATCTGGGACACCGGGACGGGCTCCCTCCTCACCACGATCCGCAGGTCCGGCGACGACATCGGGCTCGTGGCGTTCAGCCCGGACGGCGCCAAGTTGATCACCGGGAGCGGGGACAGCATCGCGCGGACGTGGGACGTCGAGAGCGGCGACCTCGTCGATGAGTTCGGTGAGCCGAAGGCGTACACGTTTGTGGTGGCGTTCAGCCCGGACGGGTCCAGGTTCGTCAGCGCGGGCGACGAGAAGGCGTCGGTGTGGAACACCGAGTCGGGGAAGCTCGTCAAGACCTTCTCCGTGTCGTCGTATTGGTACGGGTCGGTGGTTTTCGCCCCGAACGGGTCCGCGTTCGCCACCGTCACCAACACCGACGAGAACAACGGGTACGTGTGGGACGCCGAGTCCGGTGAGCGGATCGCCGAGTTGAGCGGCCACCGGGAGGGTGTCTACGCGGTGGCGTTCGGCCCGGACGGCACTCGCGTGGCCACCGGCGGCGCGGACGACACCGCGCGGGTATGGGACGCCCGGACGGGTGCTCCGCTCGCCAGGCTGGCCGGGCATGACGACGCCGTCACCGCGGTCGCGTTCGACCGGGACGGTTCGAGGCTCGCCACCGGCAGCCTGGACGAGGACGTGAAGGTCTGGAACACCCGGACGGGGTCCCTCGTCAGGACCGTCGGAGTCGGGGACAAGGTCACCGAGGTGGTGTTCGCCCCGGACGGTTCGACCTTCGCCACCGCCGCCGGGAACACCGTGAAGATCTGGGAAGCCGGAACCGGCGACCTCGTCAAGGCCGCCGGCGGCAAGACCGACTGGATCCCCTTCTTCGGTTCCCACCAGGTCAGCGAGCTGACCTACAGCCCGGACGGCTCGATGCTGGCCGCCGCGAGCAGCGACATCGTGAAGGTGCTGAAGAAGAAGCCCTAG
- a CDS encoding DEAD/DEAH box helicase, translating into MTEHDTSFPPGARIEVRDAEWIVRTCAPTGDGNFKITAVGASEFVRDEEAVFFTDIELPQQLRAEETTLEQDATARFAKSRLFLEAVLRRTPLPQTERGLALADRFLLDELAYQRRPAELALRGIRPRLLIADVVGLGKTLEIGLVLAELIRRGRGERILVVTPQQVLEQFQRELWTRFAIPLIRLDSVGIERIQQELPAGRNPFTHYKRIIVSVDTLKNEGKYGQHLEGMHWDAVVIDESHNLIGESTLRNRLAKLLARRTDALLLASATPHNGRAESFAELVRMLDPAAIVDDESYEPKEIEHLYIRRTKVSPEVQDEMGDRWPERGPSVSVRCAATPAEERVFEELTQVWLAGDERTGGPVVDSRNRLFPYTLLKSFLSSHRALRTTVANRLRNAKEAREIEALTTLRDLADGIGDDDSAKLTALVAELEKIGVKDGERAVVFSESVETVNWLAEVLPKRLKLPKGAVDRMLGSGMTDQQQMEIIERFGLAGGDVRLLITTDVTSEGVNLHRECHHLIHYDVPWSLIRIEQRNGRIDRYGQKHRPQFSALLLTSGVDGAKDDMTVSKKLLDKEETAHRMFGTAEALTGEFRPEKEERRLIQDLLDGKTVEESVPERPMNDLLANLLAPVDGQLSVDEPARADVPRLFAGTREFVTEAVDTLRLLPDLEDDGALLAFTPPPDLVHRLSALPAAYLREHDVRTRMRVTFDHDLASRKLTEARHHKTMWPDIAYLSDLHPLVEWVTDKVLVQLGRQTAPVIVAGVDAPTYLVQGVYSNNFGQPTVVEWMAVQDGRVLPDTMPDLLAAAGVGPDMANTGRPLDLEPLQARLPDAVASARRHLDERRAHYDAEIAGPLDDYRRHLASWQQLSLDGAHVSQRRRDRVDDTMDRQQRLLDSLQTTGEPLLRVLAVLVPGD; encoded by the coding sequence TTGACCGAGCACGACACCTCGTTCCCGCCCGGCGCCCGGATCGAGGTCCGCGACGCCGAGTGGATCGTCCGGACCTGCGCGCCCACCGGCGACGGCAACTTCAAGATCACCGCGGTGGGGGCGTCGGAGTTCGTCCGGGACGAGGAGGCGGTGTTCTTCACCGACATCGAGCTGCCGCAGCAGCTGCGGGCGGAGGAGACCACCCTCGAACAGGACGCGACGGCCCGGTTCGCCAAGAGCCGGCTGTTCCTGGAGGCGGTGCTGCGCCGCACGCCGCTGCCGCAGACCGAACGCGGCCTGGCGCTCGCCGACCGGTTCCTGCTCGACGAGCTCGCCTACCAGCGGCGCCCGGCCGAGCTGGCGCTGCGCGGCATCCGGCCGCGGCTGCTGATCGCGGACGTCGTCGGGCTCGGCAAGACGCTGGAGATCGGGCTGGTCCTGGCGGAGCTGATCCGGCGGGGCCGCGGCGAGCGGATCCTCGTCGTCACGCCGCAGCAGGTCCTGGAGCAGTTCCAGCGGGAGCTGTGGACGCGGTTCGCGATCCCGCTGATCCGCCTCGACTCGGTCGGCATCGAGCGCATCCAGCAGGAGCTCCCGGCGGGCCGCAACCCGTTCACCCACTACAAGCGCATCATCGTCTCGGTCGACACCCTGAAGAACGAGGGCAAGTACGGGCAGCACCTCGAGGGGATGCACTGGGACGCGGTCGTCATCGACGAGTCCCACAACCTCATCGGCGAGTCGACGCTCCGCAACCGGCTCGCGAAGCTGCTGGCCCGCCGGACGGACGCGCTGCTGCTGGCGAGCGCGACCCCGCACAACGGCCGGGCCGAGTCGTTCGCCGAACTGGTCCGGATGCTCGATCCGGCCGCGATCGTCGACGACGAGAGCTACGAGCCGAAGGAGATCGAGCACCTCTACATCCGCCGCACCAAGGTCAGCCCGGAGGTGCAGGACGAGATGGGCGACCGGTGGCCCGAGCGCGGCCCGTCCGTCTCGGTCCGCTGCGCGGCGACCCCGGCCGAGGAGCGGGTGTTCGAGGAGCTGACGCAGGTGTGGCTCGCCGGGGACGAGCGGACCGGCGGCCCCGTCGTCGACTCCCGCAACCGGCTGTTCCCGTACACGCTGCTGAAGTCGTTCCTGTCGTCGCACCGGGCGTTGCGGACGACCGTCGCGAACCGGCTCCGCAACGCGAAGGAAGCGCGGGAGATCGAGGCGCTCACCACCCTCAGGGATCTCGCGGACGGCATCGGCGACGACGACTCGGCGAAGCTGACGGCGCTCGTCGCGGAACTCGAGAAGATCGGTGTGAAGGACGGCGAGCGCGCCGTCGTGTTCTCCGAGAGCGTCGAGACGGTGAACTGGCTCGCCGAGGTGCTGCCGAAGCGGCTGAAGCTGCCGAAGGGCGCCGTCGACCGGATGCTCGGCAGCGGCATGACCGACCAGCAGCAGATGGAGATCATCGAACGGTTCGGGCTGGCGGGCGGCGACGTCCGGTTGCTGATCACCACCGACGTGACGTCCGAGGGCGTCAACCTGCACCGCGAATGCCACCACCTGATCCACTACGACGTGCCGTGGAGCCTGATCCGGATCGAGCAGCGCAACGGCCGCATCGACCGGTACGGGCAGAAGCACCGGCCGCAGTTCTCCGCCCTCCTGCTCACCTCCGGCGTCGACGGCGCCAAGGACGACATGACGGTGTCGAAGAAGCTCCTCGACAAGGAGGAGACGGCGCACCGCATGTTCGGCACCGCCGAGGCCCTCACCGGCGAGTTCCGCCCGGAGAAGGAGGAGCGCCGCCTCATCCAGGACCTCCTCGACGGCAAGACCGTCGAGGAGTCCGTCCCCGAACGCCCCATGAACGACCTGCTCGCGAACCTCCTCGCCCCCGTCGACGGGCAACTCTCCGTGGACGAACCGGCCCGCGCGGACGTCCCCCGCCTGTTCGCCGGCACGCGCGAGTTCGTCACCGAGGCCGTCGACACGCTCCGCCTCCTGCCCGACCTCGAGGACGACGGCGCACTGCTCGCGTTCACCCCACCGCCCGACCTCGTCCACCGGCTGTCCGCACTGCCCGCCGCCTACCTGCGCGAACACGACGTCCGGACGCGGATGCGCGTCACGTTCGACCACGACCTGGCGTCCCGGAAGCTCACCGAGGCCCGCCACCACAAGACCATGTGGCCCGACATCGCCTACCTGTCCGACCTGCACCCCCTCGTGGAGTGGGTCACCGACAAGGTGCTGGTGCAGCTCGGCCGGCAGACCGCCCCGGTGATCGTCGCGGGCGTGGACGCCCCCACGTACCTGGTGCAGGGCGTTTACTCGAACAACTTCGGCCAGCCGACGGTCGTCGAATGGATGGCCGTCCAGGACGGCCGCGTCCTACCGGACACCATGCCCGACCTGCTCGCCGCCGCGGGCGTCGGCCCCGACATGGCGAACACCGGACGCCCCCTCGACCTCGAACCGCTCCAGGCCCGGTTGCCCGACGCCGTCGCGTCCGCGCGCCGCCACCTCGACGAGCGCCGCGCCCACTACGACGCCGAGATCGCCGGTCCCCTCGACGACTATCGCAGGCACCTCGCGTCCTGGCAGCAGCTCTCCCTCGACGGCGCGCACGTCTCGCAGCGCCGGCGCGACCGCGTGGACGACACGATGGACCGGCAGCAGCGGCTGCTCGACTCGTTGCAGACGACCGGCGAACCGCTGCTACGCGTCCTCGCCGTCCTGGTTCCGGGAGACTAG
- a CDS encoding serine/threonine-protein kinase produces the protein MEPLDRSDPRRIGERITLRGRLGAGGMGRVYYGVTDDHEQVAVKVIKADLVDRDEVRERFARETDALRTLQGPHLASLVDASGADDDEPWLAMEYVRGLTLSEFVKTRGPLPVPVAAVLGVLLAGALRDVHAAGLLHRDLKPGNVLLGRDGPKVIDFGLVAFADGPSDLTTSKSMLGTPHCMPPEQMQTPKEITAAADVYALGATLLFALTKHYPYEAETIHGLIGKVISAHIGPDLGGVPDAFTGPVAAMLAYGAGDRPPLPALVHDLSGMCGPVPEAITAFALATYVKRESDPADVAPPRRSRTVPSAVTPPGSVLAGLADRLRTSYAVSARF, from the coding sequence GTGGAGCCCCTGGACCGCTCCGACCCCCGGCGGATCGGTGAGCGCATCACGCTGCGCGGACGCCTCGGCGCCGGCGGGATGGGCCGCGTGTACTACGGCGTCACCGACGACCACGAGCAGGTCGCGGTGAAGGTGATCAAGGCCGACCTGGTCGACCGCGACGAGGTGCGCGAGCGGTTCGCCCGGGAGACGGACGCGCTGCGCACGCTGCAGGGCCCGCACCTGGCCTCGCTCGTCGACGCGTCCGGGGCCGACGACGACGAGCCGTGGCTGGCGATGGAGTACGTCCGCGGGCTGACGCTGTCGGAGTTCGTCAAGACGCGCGGGCCGCTGCCCGTGCCGGTCGCGGCGGTGCTGGGCGTCCTGCTGGCGGGCGCGCTGCGCGACGTGCACGCGGCCGGGCTGCTGCACCGCGACCTGAAGCCCGGCAACGTCCTGCTCGGACGGGACGGCCCCAAGGTGATCGACTTCGGGCTGGTCGCGTTCGCCGACGGCCCGTCGGACCTGACGACGTCGAAGTCGATGCTCGGCACGCCGCACTGCATGCCGCCCGAGCAGATGCAGACGCCGAAGGAGATCACGGCCGCGGCGGACGTGTACGCGCTCGGCGCGACGCTGCTGTTCGCGCTCACGAAGCACTACCCGTACGAGGCGGAGACGATCCACGGCCTCATCGGGAAGGTCATCTCCGCGCACATCGGGCCCGATCTCGGCGGCGTCCCGGACGCGTTCACGGGCCCGGTCGCGGCGATGCTCGCCTACGGGGCGGGCGACCGGCCGCCGCTGCCCGCGCTCGTCCACGACCTCTCCGGGATGTGCGGCCCCGTCCCGGAGGCGATCACCGCGTTCGCACTGGCAACCTATGTGAAGCGCGAGTCGGATCCGGCGGACGTCGCGCCACCGCGCCGGTCGCGCACCGTCCCGTCGGCGGTGACGCCGCCCGGGTCGGTGCTGGCGGGGCTCGCCGACCGGCTCCGCACCAGTTACGCCGTGTCCGCGCGGTTCTAG
- a CDS encoding NAD(P)H-binding protein, with product MFLVTGATGTVGREVVAELLRLGLPVRALTRDPARADLPEGVEVVAGDVAEPSTLGPALDGVTAAHLINFAGDGYAPLETGAEIVAMAGRAGVRRVTVLGGRAEGTLEQALADSDIEWTLLNPVEFMANTLQWWAASVRAEGAVREPFGDRVSSLVHEADIGAVAATVLAKGGYAGRTLVLTGPEAITTAEKVRTLGAAIGRDVRFVELGEDEARAMWRGHGMTDDLIGFLLDALGNTPIEGRTVSPAVEEVTGRPARPFAQWAAENAAAFRPDPSC from the coding sequence ATGTTCCTCGTCACGGGTGCCACCGGGACCGTCGGCCGCGAAGTCGTCGCCGAGCTGCTGCGCCTCGGACTCCCCGTCCGCGCGCTGACCCGCGACCCCGCGCGCGCCGACCTCCCGGAGGGCGTCGAGGTCGTCGCCGGCGACGTCGCCGAGCCGTCCACGCTCGGCCCCGCGCTGGACGGCGTCACCGCCGCGCACCTGATCAACTTCGCGGGCGACGGCTACGCCCCGCTGGAGACGGGCGCCGAGATCGTCGCCATGGCCGGACGGGCGGGCGTGCGGCGCGTGACGGTCCTCGGCGGGCGCGCCGAGGGGACGCTCGAACAGGCCCTCGCCGACAGCGACATCGAGTGGACGCTGCTCAACCCCGTCGAGTTCATGGCGAACACCCTGCAGTGGTGGGCGGCGTCCGTCCGCGCCGAGGGCGCCGTCCGCGAGCCGTTCGGCGACCGGGTGAGCAGCCTGGTGCACGAGGCCGACATCGGCGCGGTCGCGGCGACCGTCCTGGCGAAGGGCGGGTACGCGGGCCGCACCCTCGTCCTCACCGGCCCGGAGGCGATCACCACGGCGGAGAAGGTGCGGACGCTCGGCGCGGCGATCGGGCGGGACGTCCGGTTCGTCGAGCTCGGCGAGGACGAGGCGCGCGCGATGTGGCGCGGCCACGGCATGACCGACGACCTCATCGGGTTCCTCCTCGACGCCCTCGGCAACACCCCGATCGAGGGCCGCACCGTGTCCCCCGCGGTCGAGGAGGTCACCGGCCGTCCGGCCCGTCCGTTCGCGCAGTGGGCGGCGGAGAACGCGGCCGCCTTCCGTCCCGACCCGTCCTGCTAG
- a CDS encoding SigE family RNA polymerase sigma factor — translation MNREARESFAAFVAARSGSLVRTAYVLAGDQHAAEDLLQSALAKTAARWGRVRENPEGYVRRAMYNEQVTRWRRRRRESAVAELPEPAAAGPDVDLRVTLQRALLALPPRKRAVLVLRYYEDLPEREVAEIMGCSVGTVRSQTHRALARLRELAPDLAAHLEPTGSRR, via the coding sequence TTGAACCGAGAGGCCCGTGAGAGCTTCGCCGCGTTCGTCGCGGCGCGGTCCGGCAGCCTCGTCCGGACGGCGTACGTGCTGGCCGGGGACCAGCACGCCGCCGAGGACCTGCTGCAGAGCGCGCTCGCGAAGACGGCCGCGCGGTGGGGGCGCGTGCGGGAGAACCCGGAGGGGTACGTGCGCCGCGCCATGTACAACGAGCAGGTGACCCGGTGGCGCCGGCGGCGGCGCGAGTCGGCCGTCGCGGAGCTTCCGGAGCCGGCGGCCGCGGGTCCGGACGTCGATCTGCGGGTGACGCTGCAACGCGCGCTGCTGGCGTTGCCGCCGCGCAAGCGGGCCGTGCTCGTCCTCCGCTACTACGAGGACCTCCCCGAACGGGAGGTCGCCGAGATCATGGGCTGCTCGGTCGGCACCGTCCGCAGCCAGACGCACCGCGCCCTCGCCCGGCTCCGGGAACTGGCCCCGGACCTGGCCGCCCACCTCGAACCCACCGGGAGCCGACGTTGA
- a CDS encoding GNAT family N-acetyltransferase — MTVEIRPFRSGDAPGLAALVRRCLREVNGRDYPVDAIDRMSAHFTPGRFVELARIRRVYVADDGGRPVGTVSRDGGRVYTLFVDPDRIGQGIGRRLLRHVEDLAAREGHAYMETGASITAHSFYLRLGYGDVRESDAESVLRKPLSPR, encoded by the coding sequence GTGACCGTCGAGATCCGTCCCTTTCGTTCCGGCGACGCCCCGGGGCTCGCCGCGCTCGTCCGGCGCTGCCTGCGCGAGGTCAACGGGCGCGACTATCCGGTGGACGCCATCGACCGGATGTCCGCGCACTTCACCCCCGGACGGTTCGTCGAGCTGGCGAGGATCCGCCGCGTCTACGTCGCCGACGACGGCGGACGGCCGGTCGGCACCGTCTCCCGCGACGGCGGCAGGGTCTACACGCTGTTCGTCGATCCGGACCGCATCGGGCAGGGCATCGGACGGCGGCTCCTGCGGCACGTCGAGGATCTCGCCGCGCGGGAGGGGCACGCGTACATGGAGACCGGTGCCAGCATCACCGCGCACAGCTTCTACCTGCGCCTCGGGTACGGCGACGTGCGCGAGAGCGACGCCGAGTCCGTCCTGCGCAAACCGCTTTCTCCTCGTTGA
- a CDS encoding TetR/AcrR family transcriptional regulator — translation MTDAEYPNIWMRPERPARGPKPAYSRAQITEAAIRVADAEGIEAATMRRIAAEIGAGAMSLYRYVPGRDDLVALMADHLMGEIDVEGVPSGDWRADLTRYADGTRAMWLRHPWIASVQRALPGFGPNQMRLIERAMGVLDPHVSIDENLSLLGILNGYVETAAREEVSSAEEVRRSGLTAAEWMARSAPYIRRLLESGEYPIFTKIVLEARQPHLSHDDQYRYGLERVLDCIAAALPASLRDKTPTRDETADSTCVVCGDPVPEPSTGRPRKYCSRACRQRAYRARKETAPRE, via the coding sequence GTGACCGACGCCGAGTACCCGAACATCTGGATGCGGCCCGAGCGTCCGGCCCGCGGGCCGAAGCCGGCCTACAGCCGTGCGCAGATCACCGAGGCCGCGATCCGCGTCGCCGACGCCGAGGGCATCGAGGCCGCCACCATGCGGCGGATCGCCGCCGAGATCGGCGCGGGCGCGATGTCGCTCTACCGGTACGTCCCCGGCCGCGACGACCTCGTCGCGCTCATGGCCGACCACCTGATGGGCGAGATCGACGTCGAGGGCGTGCCGTCCGGCGACTGGCGCGCGGACCTGACCCGCTACGCCGACGGGACGCGGGCCATGTGGCTGCGGCACCCGTGGATCGCCTCCGTGCAGCGGGCGCTCCCCGGCTTCGGCCCCAACCAGATGCGCCTGATCGAACGGGCGATGGGGGTGCTCGACCCGCACGTCTCCATCGACGAGAACCTCAGCCTCCTCGGCATCCTGAACGGCTACGTCGAGACCGCCGCCCGCGAGGAGGTCAGCTCCGCCGAGGAGGTCCGCCGCAGCGGGCTCACCGCGGCGGAGTGGATGGCGCGGAGCGCTCCGTACATCCGCCGGTTGCTGGAGAGCGGCGAGTACCCGATCTTCACCAAGATCGTGCTGGAGGCGCGGCAGCCGCACCTGAGCCACGACGACCAGTACCGCTACGGCCTGGAGCGCGTCCTCGACTGCATCGCCGCGGCCCTCCCGGCCTCACTCCGTGACAAAACTCCGACCCGTGACGAAACCGCGGATTCCACGTGCGTCGTGTGCGGCGACCCCGTGCCCGAACCCTCCACCGGACGGCCGCGCAAGTACTGCTCACGGGCATGCCGGCAACGCGCCTACCGCGCCCGGAAGGAGACCGCGCCCCGGGAGTGA
- a CDS encoding ATP-binding cassette domain-containing protein, with amino-acid sequence MADPIIVAEGLHKSFGDTQALHGLDLSVPRGTVCGVLGPNGAGKTTAVRILATLSDPDAGHARIAGYDVVRDATEVRARIGLAGQYAAVDEKLTGRGNLRMFGRLYHLSRRAAHRRADELLERFGLLDAADRQVAGYSGGMRRRLDLVTSLILRPEVLFLDEPTTGLDPRSRGEIWDSVRELVADGTTVLLTTQYLDEADRLADDIAVVDHGRVIATGTPDELKTAIGGRLDVVVEDPDSLRPAAAVLNSLAGTDPTMTGADRLSVALPGDGPRLADIVRELDRAGVAAADVSLRRPTLDEVFLRLTDRKEPVR; translated from the coding sequence ATGGCGGATCCGATCATCGTCGCCGAGGGGCTGCACAAGTCCTTCGGCGACACCCAGGCCCTGCACGGCCTGGACCTGAGCGTCCCGAGAGGGACGGTGTGCGGGGTGCTGGGGCCGAACGGCGCGGGGAAGACGACCGCCGTGCGGATCCTGGCGACCCTGTCCGACCCCGACGCCGGGCACGCCCGCATCGCCGGGTACGACGTCGTCCGCGACGCCACCGAGGTGCGGGCCAGGATCGGGCTCGCGGGCCAGTACGCCGCCGTGGACGAGAAGCTCACCGGGCGCGGCAACCTGCGCATGTTCGGGCGGCTCTACCACCTGTCCCGGCGCGCGGCGCACCGGCGGGCCGACGAGCTGCTCGAACGCTTCGGGCTGCTGGACGCCGCCGACCGCCAGGTCGCGGGCTACTCCGGCGGCATGCGGCGCCGCCTCGACCTGGTCACCAGCCTCATCCTGCGCCCCGAAGTGCTGTTCCTGGACGAGCCGACGACCGGCCTCGACCCGCGCAGCCGCGGCGAGATCTGGGACAGCGTCCGCGAGCTGGTGGCGGACGGCACCACGGTGCTGCTGACCACGCAGTACCTGGACGAGGCCGACCGGCTGGCCGACGACATCGCCGTCGTCGACCACGGGCGGGTGATCGCCACGGGCACCCCGGACGAGCTGAAGACCGCGATCGGCGGCCGCCTCGACGTCGTCGTCGAGGACCCCGACTCGTTGCGTCCGGCGGCGGCCGTCCTGAACTCCCTGGCCGGGACCGACCCCACGATGACGGGCGCCGACCGGCTCAGCGTCGCCCTGCCCGGCGACGGCCCGCGGCTCGCCGACATCGTCCGCGAGCTCGACCGCGCCGGGGTCGCCGCGGCCGACGTGAGCCTGCGCCGCCCCACCCTGGACGAGGTGTTCCTGCGCCTCACCGACCGTAAGGAGCCCGTCCGATGA